From Flavobacterium alkalisoli, the proteins below share one genomic window:
- a CDS encoding helix-turn-helix domain-containing protein: MEDRKLIRVKSIADGYRMRMLPPPEHPLISILDCAEVKDSHEPDSPLANVNVVLDFYFISLKRDCDKLTYGQQKYDFDDGVMGFIAPNQVVRGQLSDRKAMSGWLLFLHPDFLWGTPLAKKIKKYEFFDYNANEALFLSEKEENIINGIINNIKGEYHGNIDKFSQDIIISHLETLFNYCERFYQRQFITRKITNSKILGSIEQTLEDYLDNEDLSSKGLPTVQYLADSQNISPKYLTSLLKQLTGLTAQQHIHEKLIERAKEKLSTTELSISEIAYQLGFEHSQSFSKLFKAKTKQSPIEFRASFN; the protein is encoded by the coding sequence ATGGAAGACCGAAAATTAATCCGTGTAAAATCGATAGCAGATGGATACCGCATGCGTATGCTGCCACCACCCGAACACCCCCTGATAAGCATATTAGACTGTGCCGAGGTAAAAGACAGCCATGAACCGGACAGCCCTTTAGCAAACGTTAATGTGGTTTTGGATTTCTACTTTATTTCCCTTAAAAGGGATTGCGATAAGTTAACGTACGGGCAGCAAAAGTATGACTTTGATGATGGGGTAATGGGATTCATAGCACCAAACCAGGTCGTGCGTGGGCAGCTTAGTGACCGTAAGGCCATGTCCGGCTGGCTGCTGTTCCTGCATCCCGACTTTCTGTGGGGAACACCACTCGCAAAAAAAATCAAGAAATACGAGTTTTTTGACTATAATGCCAACGAGGCACTGTTTCTTAGCGAAAAGGAAGAAAACATTATAAATGGCATTATAAACAATATCAAAGGGGAGTACCATGGCAACATTGACAAATTCAGTCAGGATATTATCATTTCACATCTGGAAACATTGTTTAACTATTGCGAGCGATTTTACCAGCGTCAGTTTATTACCCGGAAAATTACCAACAGTAAAATTCTTGGAAGTATTGAACAGACCTTAGAGGACTATCTCGATAATGAGGATTTGTCCTCAAAAGGGCTGCCGACGGTTCAATACCTTGCCGATTCACAAAACATCTCGCCTAAGTACCTTACAAGCCTTCTTAAGCAGCTGACAGGACTTACTGCACAGCAGCATATCCACGAAAAACTGATAGAAAGAGCTAAAGAAAAATTATCGACTACAGAACTTTCGATAAGTGAAATTGCTTATCAACTTGGGTTTGAGCATTCGCAAAGCTTCAGTAAATTATTTAAGGCAAAAACAAAACAAAGCCCTATTGAGTTTCGGGCAAGTTTTAATTGA
- a CDS encoding helix-turn-helix domain-containing protein — protein sequence MTKKSTQQTPIILPHPNRLLVIEPLDYPNPYDFSIPHRHDYFEIILIESGKGHQYIDFKPYEMKSGQLYNVYPGQVHLMHRHNAQGLLIQFRKDLFEFIQPLQHYNLYISNPVFNPDAKTFSHLYSITQEISALLAQEDLPQLGIYKAYSYLQIILISISEMQDKSITLGNHHLVSHFLSLLSQNIYSKRKVTDYCEMIKCSHEKLNNACKSALGKTTLELIHEELMLEIRRLFLLSPLSLKEIAFELNFDSQANFSIFIKNKTGLTPSELQTSILKNS from the coding sequence ATGACTAAAAAATCTACTCAGCAAACCCCCATTATACTTCCCCATCCTAATAGATTATTGGTTATTGAACCGTTGGATTATCCGAACCCGTACGACTTCAGCATACCGCATCGCCATGATTATTTTGAGATTATACTCATCGAAAGCGGTAAAGGTCATCAGTATATTGATTTCAAGCCCTATGAGATGAAAAGCGGACAGCTCTATAATGTTTATCCGGGACAGGTACACTTAATGCATCGGCATAATGCTCAGGGTCTGCTGATACAGTTCAGAAAAGACCTGTTTGAATTTATACAGCCGCTCCAGCATTACAATTTATATATCAGCAATCCGGTCTTTAATCCGGATGCAAAAACCTTCAGTCATCTTTACAGCATTACCCAAGAAATTTCAGCCTTATTGGCCCAGGAAGACCTTCCGCAGCTTGGTATTTACAAAGCGTACAGTTACCTGCAAATCATACTAATATCCATCTCTGAAATGCAGGACAAATCAATAACATTGGGAAACCATCATCTGGTTTCACATTTTCTTTCATTATTATCACAAAACATATACTCCAAAAGAAAAGTTACTGACTATTGCGAAATGATAAAATGTTCTCATGAAAAACTAAACAATGCTTGCAAGAGTGCGCTGGGCAAAACTACTTTAGAACTCATCCACGAAGAACTTATGTTGGAGATCCGCAGGCTTTTTCTGCTTAGTCCGCTCTCCCTTAAAGAAATTGCCTTTGAGCTTAATTTTGACAGCCAGGCCAATTTCAGCATCTTTATAAAAAATAAAACCGGCCTTACCCCTTCTGAACTGCAAACCTCCATACTTAAAAATTCATAA